The Ruania alba genome window below encodes:
- a CDS encoding sulfatase-like hydrolase/transferase, whose product MSEGRHVLLITVDQWPARLLGCAGHPVIQTPTLDELAAVGTRFTNVSSETPVCIPARRALMTGTSASTHGLRWNEPTARMPPMATLAEVFRQGGYQTTAVGKLHVHPQRSRIGFDDVLLSEEGRTQWGVQDDYETALADAGYPGQAFTHGMGNNQYVTRPWHLPEQLHPTAWATEQMCRQIRRRDPTRPGLFYLSYSPPHPPLVPPAAYADLYQHEDLDEPPYGEWLVAEQVPPMVLQRQAAAPAASLRDRARRAFYALCTHIDHQIRVVIGTLREEGILDETVILFTSDHGDLLGDHGLWGKSMFYEGAASIPMILVSAAADTRAGAGQTDPRLCGLEDVLPTLADLAGVDTPAGIGGISMLSERRREYYWGWVGTGSGESCMVRDERFKLLYYPAGNVVQLFDLSNDPQERQDLSHSAQHSDVRDGLTRYLIEVAPAENPEWIVAGALAGAAPRAAAPARSRGLASQRGRH is encoded by the coding sequence GTGAGCGAGGGCCGACACGTCCTACTGATCACTGTGGACCAGTGGCCGGCCCGCCTGCTCGGCTGCGCCGGGCACCCCGTGATCCAGACGCCGACCCTCGATGAGTTGGCCGCCGTCGGGACTCGATTCACCAACGTCTCCAGTGAGACACCGGTCTGCATCCCGGCCAGACGCGCGCTGATGACCGGGACGAGCGCATCGACACACGGCCTCAGATGGAACGAACCCACCGCGCGGATGCCGCCCATGGCCACCCTGGCTGAGGTGTTCAGGCAGGGCGGCTACCAAACGACGGCGGTCGGCAAGCTACACGTTCATCCGCAACGATCTCGGATCGGCTTCGACGACGTGCTGCTGAGCGAGGAAGGACGAACCCAGTGGGGAGTGCAGGACGACTACGAGACGGCCCTTGCTGATGCGGGCTACCCCGGTCAAGCCTTCACCCATGGCATGGGGAACAACCAGTACGTGACCCGGCCCTGGCACCTGCCGGAGCAGCTACATCCGACGGCGTGGGCCACTGAGCAGATGTGCCGGCAGATCAGGCGGCGCGACCCCACCAGGCCGGGCCTGTTCTATCTGTCCTACTCTCCACCGCATCCCCCTCTCGTTCCCCCGGCGGCCTACGCCGACCTCTATCAGCACGAAGATCTGGATGAGCCCCCATACGGAGAGTGGCTCGTTGCCGAGCAGGTGCCACCGATGGTTCTGCAGCGGCAGGCGGCGGCTCCCGCCGCATCGCTGCGCGACCGTGCTCGCCGCGCGTTCTACGCCCTGTGTACACACATCGACCATCAGATCCGGGTGGTCATCGGGACGCTGCGCGAGGAGGGCATCCTCGACGAGACGGTGATTCTGTTCACCTCCGACCATGGCGACCTGTTGGGCGATCACGGCTTGTGGGGAAAGTCGATGTTCTACGAGGGGGCTGCCTCAATCCCAATGATCCTCGTCAGCGCAGCTGCGGACACGCGGGCAGGGGCCGGCCAGACGGACCCGCGACTGTGCGGGCTCGAAGACGTGCTGCCCACGTTGGCGGACCTTGCCGGCGTCGATACGCCTGCGGGGATCGGGGGGATCTCCATGCTCAGTGAACGCCGGCGGGAGTACTACTGGGGATGGGTTGGTACGGGCTCAGGTGAGTCTTGCATGGTGCGCGACGAGCGCTTCAAGCTCCTCTACTACCCAGCCGGAAACGTCGTCCAGTTGTTCGACCTGAGCAACGACCCGCAGGAGCGTCAAGACCTCTCGCACTCAGCCCAGCACTCCGACGTCCGGGACGGGCTGACCCGGTATCTGATCGAGGTTGCACCTGCAGAGAATCCGGAGTGGATCGTGGCGGGCGCACTGGCCGGGGCGGCGCCCCGAGCTGCCGCACCTGCGCGGAGCCGGGGACTGGCATCCCAGCGCGGTCGTCATTGA
- a CDS encoding LysR family transcriptional regulator, which translates to MDIRQLRYFIATAEELHFGRAAARLGVSQPLLSQQIRTLEQEFDVVLLERTSRRVELTPAGVALLDGARAVAGEIDRTRDAVRDVATGRGGRLTVGSVAAGFNGVLVPILRRLRVESPELDVTLRLQPSSARLLRQIRDGTLDVALLRGAPATAGVTVHGLYDEPFVTYMPIGHRLAKDGSTAMALSELADEPMVLWPRSMAPQFHDVIVGGCLKSGFHPNVVSEEQSLEAQLALVAAGFGVSLQPASNAQLTRLDLTTRLIEPETLRCGMDVAYAVNRRPAALDTFLAIARDVIADDTLLNPAGDQRARGTRPVRST; encoded by the coding sequence ATGGACATCCGGCAGCTCAGGTATTTCATCGCCACCGCCGAGGAGCTCCATTTCGGGCGCGCCGCAGCACGGCTCGGCGTTTCGCAGCCACTCCTCAGTCAACAGATCAGAACCCTGGAGCAAGAGTTCGACGTCGTTCTGCTCGAACGTACGAGCCGCCGGGTGGAGCTCACACCCGCCGGAGTTGCCCTCTTGGACGGGGCTCGAGCCGTGGCAGGTGAGATCGACCGTACCCGCGACGCCGTCCGCGACGTCGCCACCGGGCGCGGGGGAAGACTGACGGTCGGCTCCGTGGCAGCAGGCTTCAACGGTGTCTTGGTGCCGATTCTCAGGCGACTGCGAGTCGAGTCACCGGAGCTCGACGTGACGCTCCGATTGCAGCCGAGCAGCGCGCGGCTGCTTCGTCAGATTCGTGACGGCACTTTGGACGTCGCCCTGCTCCGTGGCGCGCCCGCCACAGCGGGAGTGACCGTGCACGGTCTCTACGACGAGCCATTCGTCACCTACATGCCAATCGGCCACCGGCTCGCCAAGGACGGCAGTACCGCGATGGCGCTCAGCGAACTGGCCGATGAGCCGATGGTCCTCTGGCCTCGTTCCATGGCTCCGCAATTCCATGATGTGATCGTCGGTGGCTGCCTCAAGAGTGGCTTTCACCCGAACGTCGTCTCGGAAGAGCAGAGCCTTGAGGCCCAGCTCGCGCTCGTGGCCGCAGGATTCGGAGTGTCACTTCAGCCGGCCTCCAATGCTCAGCTGACCAGGCTCGATCTCACCACGCGGCTCATCGAACCGGAGACACTGCGCTGCGGCATGGATGTTGCCTACGCTGTCAACCGACGTCCGGCAGCGCTCGACACTTTCCTCGCGATCGCTCGTGATGTGATCGCCGACGACACTCTCCTCAATCCGGCCGGTGACCAGCGGGCCCGCGGGACGCGCCCGGTCCGCTCCACCTGA
- a CDS encoding rhamnogalacturonan acetylesterase → MREQTIVFLAGDSTVAARPIHEKPSFGWGVHLGATLNARISTVTGEPIPVFNIAKGGASTDSFREEGLWKALLAELTPIDVVLIQFAHNDQKLGHLSPAGGFSANMERFTDDVQECGALPILCTPPARRTWSGEELINSHGDYPDATRRLAERRQIPLVDLTASTTELIRTLGSSESARLYAHLPPGLSPSYPDGLADNTHFSFAGACAVAEIVADEIEEVVRARVHGTSPDAGR, encoded by the coding sequence ATGAGAGAACAGACAATCGTGTTCCTCGCAGGAGATTCAACAGTGGCGGCGAGACCGATCCATGAAAAGCCCTCATTTGGCTGGGGAGTACATCTCGGCGCGACCCTCAACGCACGGATCTCGACCGTCACCGGCGAACCCATTCCAGTCTTCAATATCGCCAAGGGCGGCGCCTCGACCGATTCGTTCCGCGAAGAGGGCCTCTGGAAGGCACTCCTGGCGGAACTCACCCCAATCGACGTCGTCCTCATTCAGTTCGCCCACAACGACCAGAAGCTCGGGCACCTTTCCCCGGCGGGCGGGTTCTCGGCAAACATGGAGCGCTTCACCGACGATGTCCAGGAGTGCGGCGCACTCCCCATCCTGTGCACGCCGCCCGCGCGAAGGACCTGGAGCGGCGAGGAGCTCATCAACTCTCACGGCGACTACCCCGACGCCACACGTCGATTGGCAGAACGCCGCCAGATTCCGCTGGTCGACCTCACCGCCAGCACGACCGAGCTCATCAGAACGTTGGGCAGTTCGGAATCAGCTCGTCTGTACGCCCATCTCCCGCCCGGCCTCTCGCCGTCGTACCCAGACGGACTTGCTGACAACACACACTTCTCATTTGCCGGCGCCTGCGCCGTCGCTGAGATCGTCGCCGATGAGATCGAGGAAGTCGTCAGGGCCCGAGTCCACGGCACATCACCAGACGCAGGTCGATAG